In Triticum aestivum cultivar Chinese Spring chromosome 5B, IWGSC CS RefSeq v2.1, whole genome shotgun sequence, the following proteins share a genomic window:
- the LOC123116611 gene encoding dehydration-responsive element-binding protein 1H, giving the protein MDTGPERNWNSPASPPSSLEQGMPTSPASPTPKRPAGRTKFKETRHPVFHGVRRRGSNGRWVCEVRVPGKRGERLWLGTHVTAEAAARAHDAAMLALYGRTPAARLNYPDSAWLLAVPSSLSDLADVRRAAIGAVVDFLRRQEAGASTGAVTEVASIDGIASAASAPDNASSAAAASHSQPPCANAEFEVPDALCHDMFELHTSGEMDAGTYYADLAQGLLLEPPPPPSSGASSEQGDDAALWNH; this is encoded by the coding sequence ATGGACACGGGCCCCGAGCGCAACTGGAACTCGCCGGCATCCCCGCCGTCCTCGCTCGAGCAGGGGATGCCGACGTCCCCTGCGTCGCCGACGCCGAAGCGCCCCGCGGGGCGCACCAAGTTCAAGGAGACGCGCCACCCAGTGTTCCACGGCGTGCGCCGCCGGGGTAGTAACGGCCGATGGGTGTGCGAGGTGCGCGTGCCGGGGAAGCGCGGCGAACGGCTCTGGCTCGGCACGCACGTCACCGCCGAGGCGGCCGCGCGCGCGCACGACGCCGCCATGCTCGCGCTGTACGGCCGCACCCCCGCCGCGCGCCTCAACTACCCGGACTCGGCGTGGCTGCTCGCCGTGCCCTCCTCCCTCTCCGACCTGGCGGACGTCCGGCGCGCCGCCATCGGGGCCGTCGTGGACTTCCTGCGCCGGCAGGAGGCGGGCGCTAGCACCGGCGCCGTCACCGAGGTGGCCTCCATCGACGGGATCGCCTCCGCCGCGTCGGCACCAGACAATGccagctcggcggcggcggcatcccaCTCCCAGCCGCCATGCGCCAATGCGGAGTTCGAGGTGCCGGACGCATTGTGCCACGACATGTTCGAGCTCCACACGTCCGGCGAAATGGACGCGGGCACGTACTACGCGGACCTCGCGCAGGGGCTGCtcctggagccgccgccgccgccgtccagcgGGGCGAGCTCGGAGCAAGGAGATGATGCGGCGCTATGGAACCACTGA